One genomic window of Cottoperca gobio chromosome 10, fCotGob3.1, whole genome shotgun sequence includes the following:
- the ankrd13d gene encoding ankyrin repeat domain-containing protein 13D has product MAQEAFPLHFLVWNNQYLELDQELQKKEQDVERLDPRGRTPLELAVCLGHLESTRVLLRDSADPTQNNSQGWTILQEAVSTGDPEMVQLVLQHRDYKRATERLAGIPELLSKLRQARDFYVEMKWEFTSWVPLVSKVCPSDVYRVWKSGSCLRVDTTLLGFEHMTWLKGRRSYIFKGGDEGAVVMEVDHEKQVVYTEPLVLSPRDAPSLLAAMQPSQENTAQRLTSPIVSTHLNTRNIAFERNKSGIWGWRSEKSEVVSGYEAKVYSATNVELVTRSRTEHLSDQDKSRSRGAKTPLQSFLGIAEQHTAHNGSDVSQCASPHNPTAITAEEYFNPEFNLNSRDIGRPVELTSKVQRFKATLWLSESHPLSLAEQVTPIIDLMAISNAHFAKLRDFITLRLPPGFPVKIEIPLFHVLNARVTFSNLCGCDEPVSSLTVHTPEGSEEAGEASPPFQCEVDPSVFEPPADYTTLGPGRSEPMRDEDDNLLQFAIQQSLLDAGTESEQVTIWEALTNTRPVPQSPLYEEDSQLERAIQESLSISLASREGEDTADPAQPASVSPSESTPTANSPLSCSTVTDPRSSGHFGVASSFDEQLRIAMEMSCREQEDIDRKQKEEENELERILQLSLTEK; this is encoded by the exons ATGGCTCAAGAAGCGTTTCCTCTGCATTTTCTGGTGTGGAACAATCAGTACCTGGAGCTTGATCAAGAGCTGCAGAAGAAAGAG CAGGATGTGGAGCGCCTGGATCCGAGAGGGCGCACCCCGCTGGAGCTGGCTGTGTGTCTGGGCCACCTGGAGTCAACCCGGGTGCTGCTCAGGGACTCTGCAGACCCGACCCAAAACAACTCACAGGGCTGGACCA TCTTGCAGGAGGCGGTGAGCACCGGGGACCCTGAGATGGTTCAGCTGGTGCTTCAGCACAGAGACTACAAACGTGCCACAGAAAGATTGGCGGGCATCCCAGAGCTGCTCAGCAAACTAAGACAG GCGCGGGACTTCTATGTGGAGATGAAGTGGGAGTTCACCAGTTGGG TTCCCTTGGTGTCGAAGGTGTGTCCAAGTGACGTCTACCGGGTGTGGAAGAGCGGCTCGTGCCTCCGTGTGGACACCACCCTCCTGGGCTTCGAACACATGACCTGGCTCAAAGGACGACGCAGCTACATCTTCAAGGGCGGAG ATGAAGGTGCCGTGGTGATGGAGGTGGACCATGAGAAGCAGGTGGTGTACACAGAGCCACTTGTGTTGTCTCCACGTGACGCGCCCTCCCTCCTGGCAGCCATGCAGCCGTCGCAGGAGAACACAGCCCAGAGACTCACATCGCCCATCGTCtccacacacctcaacacacgCAACATTGCCTTTGAACG GAACAAGTCGGGAATCTGGGGCTGGCGTTCTGAGAAGAGTGAGGTGGTTAGCGGGTACGAAGCCAAG GTTTACAGTGCAACCAATGTGGAGCTGGTGACTCGGTCAAGGACAGAGCATCTATCAGACCAGGATAAGTCCAGGAGCAGag GCGCAAAGACTCCTCTGCAGTCCTTCCTGGGGATTGCTGAACAACATACAGCTCACAATGGG agTGATGTGTCCCAGTGTGCCAGTCCTCACAACCCCACCGCCATCACAGCGGAGGAGTACTTCAACCCGGAGTTCAACCTGAACAGCCGGGACATCGGACGTCCCGTCGAGCTTACCAGCAAAGTCCAGAG ATTTAAAGCGACACTGTGGTTGAGTGAGAGTCACCCTCTGTCCCTGGCCGAGCAGGTGACGCCCATCATCGACCTCATGGCCATCTCCAACGCCCACTTTGCCAAGCTACGTGACTTCATCACCCTGCGCCTGCCACCAGGCTTCCCTGTCAAGATAG aGATTCCCCTGTTTCACGTGTTGAATGCCAGAGTGACGTTCAGTAACCTGTGTGGCTGCGACGAGCCGGTCAGCTCTTTGACGGTCCACACACCAGAGGGCTCCGAAGAAGCCG GTGAGGCTTCCCCTCCCTTCCAATGCGAGGTGGACCCCTCAGTGTTTGAGCCCCCCGCAGACTACACCACCCTCGGCCCGGGCCGCAGTGAGCCAATGAGGGACGAGGATGACAACCTGCTGCAATTTGCCATCCAGCAGAGCCTGCTGGACGCCGGCACAGAGAGTGAGCAG gtgacCATCTGGGAGGCCCTGACCAACACCCGCCCAGTGCCCCAGTCTCCACTGTACGAGGAAGACTCTCAGCTCGAGAG GGCAATCCAGGAGTCTCTGTCCATCTCGCTGgccagcagagagggagaagacaCGGCCGACCCCGCGCAGCCCGCCTCTGTTTCCCCGTCGGAATCCACCCCGACCGCCAACTCTCCGCTCTCCTGCAGCACAGTGACCGACCCGCGGTCGTCGGGACACTTCGGCGTGGCGTCGAGCTTTGACGAGCAGCTGCGTATCGCCATGGAGATGTCGTGCCGGGAACAGGAGGATATAGACAG